The Streptococcus viridans genome contains the following window.
ATCTCGTGTAAAGTGAACTTGACTAGCTTGTAAACTTGTTGACATCAGTGCTTCATGATAGAAGCCTTGACCGACATACAGAATATTTTGACTCAGATCTTTACCAACTACAAACCATGGGGCATTGTCCCCACCTTGTTGACCACCAATTCCAAGACCACCCCGTTGACCGATTGTGTAATACATCAAACCGGCATGTTCGCCCATATCTCGTCCATCTACAGTCATCATTCGGCCTGGCTGGGCAGGGAGGTAGTTACTGAGAAACTCTTTGAAATTCTTTTCGCCGATAAAGCAGATCCCAGTGGAATCTTTCTTTTTAGCTGTAGCCAATCCAGCCTCTTCTGCTAAACGGCGAACCTCAGGTTTTTCCAAATGTCCCAATGGGAACATGGTTTTTTGAAGTTGTTCTTGTGACAATTGGCTTAAGAAATACGTTTGATCCTTTCCATTGTCAACGCCACGTAGCATATGGACAATACCATCCTCATCACGCGCCACGCGCGCATAGTGCCCTGTTGCTACATAATCGGCACCAAGTGTCATGGCATAATCTAAGAAGGCCTTAAATTTGATTTCCTTATTACACATGACATCCGGATTTGGTGTCCGACCTGCACGGTATTCAGCAAGGAAGTATTCAAAGACGCGATCCCAGTATTCTTTCTCAAAGTTGACAGAATAGTAAGGAATGCCAATCTGATCTGCAACTGCTGCTACATCTTTGTAATCTTCTGTAGCTGTACAGACACCATTTTCGTCTGTGTCATCCCAGTTTTTCATGAAGATGCCAATGACATCGTAACCCTGTTGCTTTAACAACAAAGCCGTTACAGATGAATCGACACCGCCACTCATACCAACAACAACACGTGTTTTCGAGTTATCACTCATAGGTTTCTCCCATCTTTTCGTTACTCACGATTGAAGGTCGTGGTTTGCTTCAACGATTGAAGGTCGTTTTGAGCATTATCAATTGTAACACGCTTTATAGTAGAAAACAAGCATCTTGCCATTCTTCTTATTGACTATTGTATCTAGACGTTTACAAGTCTGTAAATCAAAAAGAGTGCAATTGCTGAACTCTTTCATCTACTTTAATACCAACCATTGGCCAGCCAGAAGTTTTTAGCTTCCGACCATGAACCATAGCGGTTGACAACATATTGATTGGCTACTTTTTCCTGATTTGCTTCGGATAAATCACCGTTTAAATAAGAAAGGGATAACTGGTAACGACCATAATATTGGCCATTTTGCGCTGTGTAACTGCCACTTGATTCTTTCTGGGCAATCCATTCTTTAGCCGCTGCATCTTCGGCACTCAAGCCATTTGAAGCAGATACCGTAGTTGTTGCTTGTGTAGTGTTAGCTTTACTAGTGGCAGCTTGCTCTGTAGTATTAGTTGTTGCCTTCTCATCTTCAATCTCTAAAACCTGACCAACTGTAATGAGATTTACATTGCTAATCTTATTTTTCTTAGCAATCGCATCAACCGTTGTATTCTTCTCTTTAGCAATAGCTGATAAGGTATCACCTGACTTTACAGTATAAGATTCTGCACTGGCGAGGACGGGAATAAACATTCCTGATAATAAGCTCAGTCCGATAACACGTTTTACAAACATTTTTTTATTCATTTTTTTCACTCCTTTTCTGTATGTTCTTTATCTTACAGAAGAAATGTTTCAGAAACTTTATGAAATCACGTCAAATGTTTCAACAATATGTTAGTAAGAATAAAAATACCTCAAATAAACTAGTTTTAAGTATCTTTTAAGTTTAAAACAAAATTTCCCTCTTAAATAGAAGAAAACATGCCCTAGATTTGTTATAATGAAAGAAAAGAAACCCTAAGGAGCTGACTGATGAATTCGCTTAAATTCCAATCCGTATTTGATATTATTGGACCGGTTATGATTGGACCTTCTAGTAGCCACACTGCTGGAGCTGTTCGTATTGGGAAAATTGTCTCTTCAATTTTTGGAGAGGATCCAACAGAAGTTGAATTTCAGTTGTTTAATTCCTTTGCCAAAACCTATCGTGGTCACGGGACAGACTTGGCCCTTGTAGCTGGAATTTTAGGCATGGATACAGATGATCCAAGAATCCCCAATAGTCTTGAAATTGCACATGAAAGAGGAATTCGAATCGTCTGGTCCATTCAAAAGGAGAGCAATGCTCCTCATCCAAATACGACGACCATCACGGTGAAAAATGATCACAAAACCATCTCCGTCACAGGAATTTCCATTGGTGGGGGAAACATACAAGTTACCGAGTTAAATGGCTTTGCAATTTCTCTAAACATGAATACCCCAACAATTATTATCGTTCACCAAGACGTTCCTGGGATGATCGCCCATGTCACAGAGGCGCTTTCCCGCTATGATATCAATATCGCCCAAATGAACGTTACCCGCGAAAAAGCCGGAGAAAAGGCTATTATGATCATTGAAGTAGATTCTCGAAATTGTGACGAAGCGATTGAGTTAATCCGTCAAATTCCCCATTTACACAATGTGAATTTCTTTCAATAAGGAGACCCCATGTTTTATTCCATTACCGAACTAGTTGAGCAAGCGACCCTCCACTATGAAGGAAATGTCGCAGAATTAATGATTGCAACTGAGTTTGAACTAACTGGTCGCGAGCGCGAAGAAGTTCTGACTCTTATGACTCGAAACCTCGAAGTCATGAAAGAATCCGTTCATCTTGGACTCAATGACCAACTTTCTCGAAGTGGCTTGACTGGAGGAGATGCTGCAAAACTAGATCGCTATATTCGATCTGGAAAAGCCCTCTCTGACTATACTGTCCTAACCGCTGCCAAAAATGCTATTGCTGTCAACGAACACAATGCAAAAATGGGCTTGGTCTGTGCTACTCCCACTGCTGGATCAGCTGGTTGCTTACCTGCTGTTCTTACTTCAGCCATCGAGAAACTCCATTTAGATGAACACAAACAATTGGAATTCTTATTAGCAGCAGGAGCTTTTGGACTGGTTATTGCCAACAATGCATCGATTTCAGGAGCTGAGGGAGGCTGTCAAGCCGAAGTGGGTTCCGCGGCTGCCATGAGTGCGGCTGCCTTGACGTTAGCTGCTGGGGGAAGCCCTTATCAAGCTAGCCAAGCCATCTGTTTCGTCATTAAAAATATGCTAGGCTTAATTTGTGATCCCGTTGCAGGACTGGTGGAGGTTCCTTGCGTTAAGCGAAATGCAATGGGAGCGAGTTATGCATATATCGCTGCAGATATGGCCTTGGCAGGAATCGAATCCAAAATCCCTGTTGATGAAGTCATTGACGCCATGTATCAGGTAGGATCAAGCCTACCAACTGCCTTTAGAGAAACGGCCGAAGGTGGTCTGGCAGCGACTCCAACTGGGAAACGGCTACAGCAAGAAATATTTGGAGAATAAGCTATGAAGTACATATTTTTCGACTTAGATGGAACCTTAGTCGATAGTTCCGAAGGTATTGAGACAACTTTTTTACATACTTTTAACGAACTGGGTGTTCCTGCACCTGATAAAAAAACGATTCGAACCTTTATGGGCCCTCCACTCGAGGTTACATTTACAAACCATGTTCCAAAAGAACTTGTCACAAAAGCTGTAGAAATCTATCGTACTTATTACAAAGAAACTGGCCAACAACAAATCTATCTCTACCCAACTATCAAAGAACTCCTTCATCAATTGAAGGGATTGGGTTATCACTTATTCATTACCACCTCTAAGAATCAGGAAGTGAGTCTCGAAATAGCCCATTCATTAGGAATTAGTGATTACTTTGAGGGGATTTATGGTTCTATCCCAGGATCTATGCACAAAGCTGATATCATTCATCGTGTACTAGTTGATCATCAAATTCCAAAAGAGGAAGCTTGCATCGTTGGAGATACTAAATTTGATATCATTGGGGGAAAAACCATTGGTATTCACACAATTGCAGTCAGTTGGGGGTTTGCACCTCTAGAGCAATTAAAAGAGGAAACTCCCGATACCATCGTAGATTCCCCCCTAGCTTTACTGACTCATTTAAGTTAATAAAAGAGGTTTACAAATTTGTAAACCTCTTTTATGTACGAAATCACGCTTGTGTAAGAGTATCCATGGTTCAGCAAGGTTGACTGACACAGTCATTTTTCTTTACATCACTTTCCAATCCTTGTCAAGGTAAGAAACAAAATAAAAAGAGGGTTTCCCCTCTTTTTTAGTATCCCCAAGCTGAAAGTCCTTGGTTTGAATAGGCATTATAAGCCGCTTGGATTTGATCATCAACTGTAGCAGTTGAACCCCAACCTGGCATTGTTTGGAAAAGACCACTAGCTCCAGATGGATTTGCTGCGTTCACTTGACCATTTGATTCGCGGGCAATAATGGCTTCCCAAGTTGATGCAGGAACACCTGTCATTTCAGCCATTCGAGCTGCTGCATAGGATCCAGTTTCTCCAGCAGTATTCCCATTAGCAAGTACAATCCCATTTCCTGAATTCGTAACAACAGGTGCTGCATTATAAGTAGCATTAGCAGTAGTTGTTGTTGAAGCCGCTA
Protein-coding sequences here:
- the mnmA gene encoding tRNA 2-thiouridine(34) synthase MnmA, encoding MSDNSKTRVVVGMSGGVDSSVTALLLKQQGYDVIGIFMKNWDDTDENGVCTATEDYKDVAAVADQIGIPYYSVNFEKEYWDRVFEYFLAEYRAGRTPNPDVMCNKEIKFKAFLDYAMTLGADYVATGHYARVARDEDGIVHMLRGVDNGKDQTYFLSQLSQEQLQKTMFPLGHLEKPEVRRLAEEAGLATAKKKDSTGICFIGEKNFKEFLSNYLPAQPGRMMTVDGRDMGEHAGLMYYTIGQRGGLGIGGQQGGDNAPWFVVGKDLSQNILYVGQGFYHEALMSTSLQASQVHFTRDMPEEFTLECTAKFRYRQPDSKVTVHVKGDQAEVVFAEPQRAITPGQAVVFYDGEECLGGGLIDNAYRDGEVCQYI
- a CDS encoding LysM peptidoglycan-binding domain-containing protein, yielding MNKKMFVKRVIGLSLLSGMFIPVLASAESYTVKSGDTLSAIAKEKNTTVDAIAKKNKISNVNLITVGQVLEIEDEKATTNTTEQAATSKANTTQATTTVSASNGLSAEDAAAKEWIAQKESSGSYTAQNGQYYGRYQLSLSYLNGDLSEANQEKVANQYVVNRYGSWSEAKNFWLANGWY
- the sdaAB gene encoding L-serine ammonia-lyase, iron-sulfur-dependent subunit beta, which codes for MNSLKFQSVFDIIGPVMIGPSSSHTAGAVRIGKIVSSIFGEDPTEVEFQLFNSFAKTYRGHGTDLALVAGILGMDTDDPRIPNSLEIAHERGIRIVWSIQKESNAPHPNTTTITVKNDHKTISVTGISIGGGNIQVTELNGFAISLNMNTPTIIIVHQDVPGMIAHVTEALSRYDINIAQMNVTREKAGEKAIMIIEVDSRNCDEAIELIRQIPHLHNVNFFQ
- the sdaAA gene encoding L-serine ammonia-lyase, iron-sulfur-dependent, subunit alpha is translated as MFYSITELVEQATLHYEGNVAELMIATEFELTGREREEVLTLMTRNLEVMKESVHLGLNDQLSRSGLTGGDAAKLDRYIRSGKALSDYTVLTAAKNAIAVNEHNAKMGLVCATPTAGSAGCLPAVLTSAIEKLHLDEHKQLEFLLAAGAFGLVIANNASISGAEGGCQAEVGSAAAMSAAALTLAAGGSPYQASQAICFVIKNMLGLICDPVAGLVEVPCVKRNAMGASYAYIAADMALAGIESKIPVDEVIDAMYQVGSSLPTAFRETAEGGLAATPTGKRLQQEIFGE
- a CDS encoding HAD hydrolase-like protein; its protein translation is MKYIFFDLDGTLVDSSEGIETTFLHTFNELGVPAPDKKTIRTFMGPPLEVTFTNHVPKELVTKAVEIYRTYYKETGQQQIYLYPTIKELLHQLKGLGYHLFITTSKNQEVSLEIAHSLGISDYFEGIYGSIPGSMHKADIIHRVLVDHQIPKEEACIVGDTKFDIIGGKTIGIHTIAVSWGFAPLEQLKEETPDTIVDSPLALLTHLS
- a CDS encoding LysM peptidoglycan-binding domain-containing protein, which encodes MNTKKVQWTLTSIISALSLFVSGVVVNAETYEVKNGDTLSEIAIKNNTTIEKLVELNQISNQDLIHAGQIIELGERSNSLINKVNTATVSQEPGVEASTNQVAASTTTTANATYNAAPVVTNSGNGIVLANGNTAGETGSYAAARMAEMTGVPASTWEAIIARESNGQVNAANPSGASGLFQTMPGWGSTATVDDQIQAAYNAYSNQGLSAWGY